One window of Trinickia caryophylli genomic DNA carries:
- a CDS encoding CheR family methyltransferase, which yields MTSARASQRPERPDAGGGLPERGAFADRDFEFTGSDFARIRELIHRRAGISLSEHKRDMAYSRLARRLRARGLDSFRQYLDLLESENDAAEWEAFTNALTTNLTAFFRESHHFPILAEFVKRRQQPVSIWCSAASTGEEPYSIAMTLVEALGDSAARQATILATDLDTQVLAKGESGVYSLDQVKPLSQERLKRFFLKGTGQHAGLVKVRPELRQMIKFQQLNLTDADYGLRTQFDAIFCRNVMIYFDKPTQGQVLSRFEPLVKSGGLLFAGHSENFTYVTQAFRLRGQTVYELTRDVAGGRAPRARQGQEAVA from the coding sequence ATGACGTCTGCGCGCGCATCACAAAGGCCTGAACGGCCCGACGCCGGCGGCGGGCTGCCCGAGCGGGGCGCTTTCGCCGATCGCGACTTCGAGTTCACGGGCAGCGACTTCGCCCGCATTCGCGAACTCATTCATCGGCGTGCTGGCATTTCCCTGTCGGAGCACAAGCGCGATATGGCCTACAGCCGGCTTGCGCGCCGTTTGCGCGCGCGCGGGCTCGACAGCTTTCGCCAGTACCTCGATCTGCTCGAGTCGGAGAACGACGCCGCCGAATGGGAAGCGTTCACGAACGCGCTGACCACGAACCTCACGGCCTTCTTCCGCGAGTCGCACCACTTTCCGATCCTCGCCGAGTTCGTGAAGCGTCGCCAGCAGCCGGTTTCGATCTGGTGCTCGGCGGCATCGACGGGCGAGGAGCCATATTCGATCGCGATGACGCTCGTCGAGGCGCTCGGCGATTCGGCCGCGCGCCAGGCGACGATACTCGCAACCGATCTCGATACGCAGGTGCTCGCGAAAGGCGAGTCCGGCGTCTATTCGCTCGATCAGGTCAAGCCGCTCTCGCAGGAGCGCCTGAAGCGCTTCTTCCTGAAAGGCACGGGCCAGCATGCGGGCCTCGTGAAGGTGCGGCCCGAGCTGCGCCAGATGATCAAGTTCCAGCAGCTGAACCTGACGGACGCCGATTACGGGCTGCGCACGCAGTTCGACGCGATCTTCTGTCGTAACGTGATGATCTATTTCGACAAGCCGACTCAAGGGCAGGTGCTCTCGCGCTTCGAGCCGCTCGTCAAGTCGGGCGGGCTGCTCTTCGCCGGCCATTCGGAGAACTTCACGTACGTGACCCAGGCGTTCCGGCTGCGTGGCCAGACCGTCTACGAGCTCACGCGCGACGTGGCGGGCGGGCGCGCGCCCCGCGCGCGGCAAGGCCAGGAGGCCGTAGCATGA
- a CDS encoding methyl-accepting chemotaxis protein: protein MLHNWSIRTTLTAMMALFVALTVAVGALALTALSSAGRSVDTLAGDDLPAIHALDDAGNYLLRTRISLERVRVLTEGNHPEEAKKVLDRSQVLLNKANEAWQDYQKASKEGLDAALSSELAARYATLLHDGVEPEFAAVRAGDMAGYHAIADMKISPMFVAFGDSADRVLKSLRERAEALRAESNASISLMSSLIIGAVIVAIVLVVVLRIALRKLIVGPIDDAVEHFSRIAEGDLTRPVETKGGNEIGRLFAGIRQMQTSITTMVKAIHSGTESIDVGAHEISVGNTDLSQRTEEQASSLQQTASSMEQLTGTVRQNTENARQASQLAVNASEIAMRGGDVVSQVVTTMQDIATSSNKVVDIIGVIEGIAFQTNILALNAAVEAARAGEQGRGFAVVAGEVRSLAQRSAAAAKEIKSLIGDSADKVASGSELVGRAGTTMDEIVQAVRRVTDIMGEISAASEEQSTGIEGVNRALVQMDDVTQQNAALVEEAAAAAASLEEQTRQLKAVVGRWRIHGTFESTPAAPVQPASRAASAASVSASSPTSSAARKPVLPSARPAAAKPLDKPSSAGKAKALTAAAPATAPAPVPSAEAHGASEAAATSGAPASKPASTGVKPAAKSAVKAVTKPAAKPAAKPAPAPAPAVAMASGKSDDDWETF, encoded by the coding sequence CGGTCGATACGCTTGCCGGCGACGATCTGCCGGCGATTCATGCGCTGGACGACGCGGGCAATTACCTGCTGCGTACGCGCATTTCGCTCGAACGCGTTCGCGTGCTGACGGAGGGCAACCATCCGGAAGAGGCGAAGAAGGTCCTCGATCGCTCGCAGGTGCTGCTCAACAAGGCGAACGAAGCCTGGCAGGACTATCAGAAAGCGTCCAAGGAAGGGCTCGATGCGGCGCTCTCGAGCGAGCTCGCCGCGCGCTATGCCACGCTGTTGCACGATGGCGTCGAGCCGGAGTTCGCCGCGGTACGCGCGGGCGACATGGCGGGCTATCACGCGATCGCCGACATGAAGATCAGCCCGATGTTCGTCGCCTTTGGCGACTCGGCGGACCGCGTACTGAAATCGCTGCGCGAGCGCGCCGAAGCGCTGCGGGCGGAGTCGAACGCGAGCATTTCGCTGATGAGCTCGCTCATCATCGGTGCGGTGATCGTGGCCATCGTGCTCGTCGTCGTGCTGCGCATCGCGCTGCGCAAGCTCATCGTCGGGCCGATCGACGACGCCGTCGAGCATTTCAGCCGCATTGCCGAGGGCGACCTTACTCGCCCGGTCGAAACGAAGGGCGGCAATGAGATCGGCCGCCTCTTCGCGGGCATCCGGCAGATGCAGACCAGCATCACGACGATGGTAAAGGCCATCCATAGCGGCACGGAATCGATCGACGTCGGCGCGCACGAAATCTCAGTCGGCAATACCGATCTTTCGCAGCGGACCGAGGAGCAGGCGTCGTCGCTGCAGCAGACCGCGTCGAGCATGGAGCAGCTCACGGGCACCGTGCGCCAGAACACCGAGAACGCGCGCCAGGCGAGCCAGCTCGCCGTGAATGCCTCCGAGATCGCGATGCGCGGCGGCGACGTGGTGAGCCAGGTCGTGACGACGATGCAGGATATCGCCACGAGCTCGAACAAGGTCGTGGACATCATCGGCGTGATCGAAGGCATCGCGTTTCAGACCAACATTCTGGCGCTCAATGCCGCCGTGGAAGCGGCGCGGGCCGGCGAGCAGGGGCGCGGCTTCGCCGTCGTCGCAGGCGAAGTGCGCAGCCTCGCGCAGCGCAGCGCGGCGGCCGCCAAGGAAATCAAGTCGCTTATCGGCGATTCGGCCGACAAGGTGGCGAGCGGCTCGGAGCTCGTCGGGCGGGCGGGTACGACGATGGACGAGATCGTCCAGGCCGTGCGCCGCGTGACCGACATCATGGGCGAGATCAGCGCCGCGTCGGAAGAGCAGTCGACGGGCATCGAAGGCGTGAACCGCGCCCTCGTGCAGATGGACGACGTGACGCAGCAAAACGCGGCGCTCGTGGAAGAGGCGGCGGCCGCCGCCGCGTCGCTCGAAGAGCAGACGCGCCAGCTCAAGGCGGTCGTTGGACGCTGGCGCATTCACGGCACGTTCGAGAGCACGCCGGCGGCGCCGGTTCAGCCCGCCAGCCGCGCCGCCTCGGCGGCGTCCGTCAGCGCCTCAAGCCCGACTAGCTCGGCCGCACGCAAGCCGGTGCTGCCGTCGGCCAGGCCCGCCGCGGCGAAGCCGCTCGACAAGCCGTCGAGCGCGGGCAAGGCCAAGGCGCTCACCGCCGCGGCTCCGGCAACGGCTCCGGCACCCGTTCCGTCTGCCGAGGCGCACGGCGCGAGCGAGGCCGCCGCCACGTCCGGCGCGCCGGCGAGCAAACCCGCTTCGACAGGGGTAAAGCCGGCGGCCAAATCTGCCGTCAAAGCGGTAACGAAGCCGGCTGCGAAGCCTGCCGCCAAACCCGCGCCGGCACCCGCGCCGGCGGTGGCGATGGCATCGGGCAAGTCGGACGACGATTGGGAAACATTCTGA